Proteins encoded together in one Porites lutea chromosome 2, jaPorLute2.1, whole genome shotgun sequence window:
- the LOC140925386 gene encoding uncharacterized protein translates to MQLSSSECITWFAVTLTVCVAIVTVNLLSIILFIRNRSLRTRAMYLVISLTIADMLVGGFSHLYQFRFLSLFSCDIVKMNLSQELNLIISFLYLWFPMTSLTNIAVISLDRMHATIRPFRHRLIKKWVYGVTIVGVWVLAAMVLSVSLILHLYGKEWLFSVYLLPSYYCLCLLVICVSYSSIVVKFLCGGHPQHHGGDNRQRKLTVTLFIMTIVSLLMWLPYAVLAFLFFQSVTSIRKFLSIQELIRLLLSLIILYLMNSLVNPIVYTIRIPEFRKALLLLFKRQRRQNARDIPLHAL, encoded by the coding sequence ATGCAGTTATCTTCATCCGAGTGCATCACCTGGTTTGCTGTAACCCTTACCGTGTGTGTGGCCATAGTAACAGTGAACCTTCTAtcaattattctttttataaGAAACCGCAGtcttcgcactcgtgccatgtacctAGTTATAAGTCTGACCATAGCTGATATGTTAGTCGGAGGATTTTCTCACCTTTATCAATTTCGATTCCTCTCACTTTTCTCATGCGACATTGTGAAAATGAACTTAAGCCAGGAACTGAATCTGATAATTAGCTTTCTCTACCTCTGGTTTCCTATGACCTCTCTAACAAACATTGCAGTCATTTCATTAGATCGgatgcatgcaacaattcgTCCCTTCAGGCATCGCCTCATCAAAAAGTGGGTCTACGGGGTAACAATTGTTGGTGTCTGGGTTTTAGCTGCAATGGTATTATCTGTCAGTTTGATACTTCACCTATATGGGAAGGAATGGTTGTTTAGTGTTTACTTACTGCCATCATACTATTGTTTGTGTCTATTAGTTATCTGTGTTTCTTACTCTTCcattgttgttaaatttttgtgtgGAGGGCATCCCCAGCACCATGGTGGAGACaacagacaaaggaaactgaccgtaacattattcataatgacTATCGTATCCTTACTGATGTGGCTACCATATGCAgttcttgcttttcttttttttcaatctgtCACTAGTATCAGGAAATTTCTTTCTATCCAGGAATTAATACGTTTGCTCCTTTCTTTAATCATTCTATATTTGATGAACTCGCTTGTTAATCCAATCGTTTACACAATCAGAATTCCAGAGTTTAGGAAAGCTCTCCTGCTGTTATTTAAACGTCAACGAAGACAAAATGCCCGAGATATTCCTCTTCATGCGCTTTGA
- the LOC140925374 gene encoding alanine aminotransferase 2-like — protein sequence MGLTCNPPKPGGESYEKISKEVTSIKNSYRKKAKMTTEVLNSMENVKCNDVAGAMYAFPRITLPKKYIQGQGNATRRVLLLAGAGENWNLHDSWPRFLYERQRITILPSEETFAPMFERLRTFHQEFMAQFKDTN from the exons ATGGGACTCACTTGCAATCCTCCCAAGCCTGGCGGTGAATCATATGAAAAGATTTCAAAG GAAGTAACATCCATCAAGAATTCTTACAGGAAAAAAGCAAAGATGACAACGGAGGTTCTTAACTCAATGGAAAATGTTAAGTGTAACGATGTGGCAGGTGCAATGTATGCGTTTCCGAggataacacttccaaagaaaTATATCCAAG GCCAAGGAAATGCCACCAGACGAGTTTTACTGTTGGCAGGCGCTGGAGAAAACTGGAATTTACATGATTCCTGGCCACGTTTTTTATATGAAAGGCAGCG GATCACTATTCTTCCTTCTGAAGAGACGTTCGCTCCAATGTTTGAGCGACTAAGAACCTTTCACCAAGAATTCATGGCGCAGTTTAAGGACACGAACTGA
- the LOC140925364 gene encoding uncharacterized protein, translating into MNLSLELKVIIYFLFSWFSLTSLTNIAVISLDRMHATIRPFRHRLIKKWVYGVTIAGVWVLAAMVSTAILILKQYGKEYSYQFYFWQSYCCLCLLVICVSYSSIVVKVLCGAHPQHHGAANRQRKLTVTLFIMTIASLLMWLPRAVLTFLFSQPSIMKFLSRQDSDHLSFSFIILFLMNSLVNPIVYTIRMPEFRKALLLLFKRQRRQNARDSPLHAL; encoded by the coding sequence ATGAACTTAAGCCTGGAACTGAAAGtgataatttactttctcttctcCTGGTTTTCTCTGACCTCTCTAACAAACATTGCAGTCATTTCATTAGATCGgatgcatgcaacaattcgTCCCTTCAGGCATCGCCTCATCAAAAAGTGGGTTTACGGGGTTACAATTGCTGGTGTCTGGGTTTTAGCTGCAATGGTATCAACTGCCATTTTAATACTTAAGCAATATGGGAAGGAATATTCGTATCAGTTTTACTTCTGGCAATCATACTGTTGTTTGTGTCTTTTAGTTATCTGTGTTTCTTACTCTTCCATTGTTGTTAAAGTTTTGTGTGGAGCGCATCCCCAGCACCATGGTGCAGCCaacagacaaaggaaactgaccgtaacattattcataatgacTATCGCATCCTTACTGATGTGGTTACCACGTGCAgttcttacttttcttttttctcaaccTAGTATCATGAAATTCCTTTCTCGCCAGGATTCAGACcatttgagtttttctttcatcaTTCTTTTTTTGATGAACTCGCTTGTTAATCCCATCGTTTACACAATCAGAATGCCAGAGTTTAGGAAAGCCCTCCTGCTGTTATTTAAACGTCAACGAAGACAAAATGCCCGAGATAGTCCTCTTCATGCGCTTTGA